In Rutidosis leptorrhynchoides isolate AG116_Rl617_1_P2 chromosome 2, CSIRO_AGI_Rlap_v1, whole genome shotgun sequence, one genomic interval encodes:
- the LOC139892798 gene encoding uncharacterized protein: MEIDPSNSEAVIIKDDDLFKAAENGDLSFFKTLTPSQFQHSLTLRNEDRRSLLHVAVSSRQTEVVKILSAFGESASGINSTDEEGWAPLHSAASSGDVEIVKILLDKGADVNLKNDGGRTALHYAASKGWVKVAEILLSNGANINSKDKVGCTPLHRAASTGKSELCELLIEEGADIDAEDRAGQTPIMTAVICYNKEVALLLIRHGADVDVEDKEGYTVLGRASDEFRPILIDAAKAMLEG, from the exons ATGGAGATTGATCCATCAAATTCAGAAGCTGTAATCATTAAGGACGACGACCTGTTCAAAGCCGCCGAGAATGGCGACCTTTCATTCTTCAAAACCCTAACTCCGTCGCAGTTCCAACATTCTCTCACTCTTCGTAATGAAGATCGTCGATCGCTACTTCATGTCGCCGTTTCATCACGCCAGACCGAG GTGGTTAAGATACTTTCAGCTTTTGGTGAATCAGCTAGTGGTATTAACAGTACTGATGAAGAAGGTTGGGCGCCACTGCATTCTGCAGCAAGTAGTGGAGATGTTGAGATCGTCAAGATTTTACTAGACAAAG GTGCTGATGTAAATTTGAAAAATGATGGTGGCCGCACTGCTCTTCACTATGCAGCCAGCAAGGGATGGGTGAAAGTAGCTGAAATTCTACTTTCTAATGGTGCCAATATCAATTCAAAAGACAAG GTTGGGTGCACCCCATTGCACCGGGCAGCAAGTACAGGGAAGTCAGAATTGTGTGAACTTCTAATTGAGGAAGGTGCTGACATTGATGCTGAAGATAGAGCAGGACAAACTCCTATTATGACTGCAGTAATATGCTATAACAAAGAG GTGGCTCTTTTACTCATCAGGCATGGTGCAGATGTTGATGTGGAAGACAAGGAAGGGTATACTGTACTTGGTAGAGCATCAGACGAATTTAGACCAATACTAATAGACGCTGCCAAGGCTATGCTTGAAGGATGA